DNA sequence from the Falco peregrinus isolate bFalPer1 chromosome 1, bFalPer1.pri, whole genome shotgun sequence genome:
ggggggaaaactCTGCTAGCAGCTGTGTTGGTGCTCCCATCTCCAGTAAAGCTGGCTGTTGCAGATTAACATCTCCGCCACCTCCCTGCTCTGAGCATCTCCCTCCATCTTAGTCAATATTCACCTGTTCAGTGAGGTCATATTTTCCTTGGTTCTCATCCAAAAGTCTCTCCTGCAGGAGGATTTTCAGGAGCTCACGGGTAAGCAGTTCCATCACGTCCTCCAGCAAAGCTCTGAGAGAAGGACCGAAGGCCAATGGCACTGCAGGCTCCACCGGCGACTCCAGGTGCGGGGAGCCCGTGACGCTCTTCTTCCCCATGAAGTGACCTGCAACACAACCGGCGTGTCCCAACACCGCGCACCGGCGGGACCGGGGCGGCGCTAGGGCTCGATGCTACCCGCTGCCTCACGCCAGCGCCAGTCGGCGGGAAGCACCGAGCAAACCCAACGGACGCCTGGATCAGCCGAGCAGGACGGAGCGAGGAGAAACGCAAAGCCCCGGGGTCCTGGCTCCGCGGGACTTCGGGGAAACTTCCCCCTCCTGCCGACAGGACCGCCGAGGTCGGAGCGCCACCGGCGCTGCCACCAGCAGACGCTGGAGGAGGGTGTCTCGCCCCTGCCCCGGGGtcccgccgcgcccggcccccACAGGGCTGCGGAGGCGCAGGGGGCGCCCCGCGGGTTGCCCTGGGTCACCCGtgccccgcccggcccgccgcctGCGTCCCCGCCGCCCACCGCTACCTGTGGCCCAGAGGCTGCCGCGGGGGTTGACCTTGATCTTGGCCACCTGGTTGCGGTGCTCGGCCAGGTCGAGGCGGACGGCGGGGCCCAGCGCGGCGCCGCACAGCAGCAGTAGGAGGCAGCGCCGCGCCGCCATGGCCGCCCCGTCGGGACCGGGACCCGAACACGCACACCCGCCACGCCCGCCGCTCTTATAGAccgcggggcggagcggggccgaggggcggggccgcggcgcgCACCCCCTGCTCGCTGCCCGGGCTTCgcgcccgcccccagccccagcgcacCCGCTCGCTGCCCCGCAGCCTGGGGGGGCGCAGGCCCCGCGGCGCCTTGGCCCTCTGCttgtgccccccaccccagcaatGCCACCCCCGCCTGGACGCGCTGGGACAGGGCGCCCACCAGGCCACCGAGGTgcccgcggggctgcccggTCCGCGCCGCCCGGTCGCCGCttgcccccgcccgcccgggaCGCGCTCAGTGGGGTTGCCGCGGCACCCCCGCCCCCACCCGCTGCCGGTCCCCCTTGGCCCTGCCCCCGCTTGCGAGCGCCGAGGCAAAAGCAGCTCGGAGCAGCCCGGCCTTGCCTGCGCCCGCTGCCAGCCGCGGTGGTGCCGTCGTGAACAGGTTCCTTCATCCTCCAGCAGCTAAAGGGGCTTGTTGGGATGCACAAGGAGCATCAGATCTCCCGTGACTAAAGCAGCTGTAGTGGCAGGAGATCCGATGTGCCCTGCACGTCTCAACCATCTGAGCTTTGCCTTTCCTAAAGTTGTTCCTACAAGCACAGGTAACATTTCCAAATATCTCCTTCATGGCCTGCCCATGCTCCCATACCCTTCGTACTGCCTTTTTGCACTGGAGCTCAGTCATGAGTTTCATCCCCAGTTTAGCCAAACCCATTTCCCAGTACACCTACTTATGTACCTGCTCATTGGGATGGACATGGCAGATCCTGTCCTTAAAGGCCTGCCGGCTCTGCTGAGCTTCCTCTCCTCTTCAGAGCAGCCTCCCACAGGATCCCACTTATCAGAGCCCTGCAGAAACTGAAGACCAGAGTCTGTTTCACCGCTTACCTTTTCCACTCCCTTCAGGATCTTGCAGGCTGCTGTTCCCTGATCACTGCACCCAAACCTGCTGCTGGTTGTCACGTTCCAAATCAGTTCCTCCTTTCCCATCAATGGGCCAGAGCTGGgcatgcccagcagcagcatggatGGAGCTGTGCCCAGCCATGTCAGGGAGGGAGATAGCGGGGGGGCGGGACATGGACATGTTTCTGCCCAGGGTTCACACAAAGTGAAGTCCATGTACAACTGGAAGCGTCGGAGCAGAGGGTCCTGAGACACGGGTTGtgttccatttcttcttgtcatcTGCCTGCAGGGACTTTTGGGCTCCTCCAGATTCACGATTATACAACAGGGGTGCTTtcaggggctgggctgctgcaggacaaACCTATGTGCATAAAGAAGAGACAAATAAGAGTGCCCAGCAATCTCACCCAGCACGCTGGGCTTTGAATTATCTCCCTTTTGTGTTGTATGCACAGACCACAATCAGGAAGCAGAGGGTCTGAAGGGTTGAGCACCAGCCAGGATCAGGTAGCTGGTAATGCAGCTCTCCCAACAGCCAGTTACCCAAGGGGCAAGCAGAGCAGACTCACAGATGGTCATCATGTTCAGAGAGAGAGTCCAGATCATCAAGCATGTTCATGGTGATGAGGCAGGTCTCAGGGCAAGGTGAAGGTCAGGATGAGGTCTGGTGGGAGTAACCAGGGTCAGACAGAGTCCGTAGGCATGAGTCAGAGCTGAGATCAGGTCAAGTCAGTCCATAGCCAGGCACTGCTCAGCTCAAGACTAACGCTCCTAGGATACGCATCAATGAGAGACTAATGGCCCAGGGCTGAGTTTAAATGGGTTCCTGGGCCCATGGGGGTGGAGGCCCAGGTGAGACCCATTAAGATCTGTTAGTGTCCTGACAAATTCTGCCAAATTTACAGCTCCATAACTTTGCAAGGAGGTGCAGGCTGTGGGAGAGGAAGTGCCTGAGATGACCCAGTTCCTCTGGGAACTAGCACAGGGAAGATTTATTAGCAATGACCTTCTCAGCATTTACTGCTGTTCAAGAGAAAAGGGCTAGAGTTGGCTTGTTCCTCTTCAGCAGCAGGGGGTTAGAGTCCAAACTGCAAGCGCAGCTCTAACAttacaaggaggaaaaaaaataaaaaaaatactcctgTGTTAGACATGCATCCTTCCGAACTGCCTATGTGTCCCCCTGGGTGGGCAGCTGGCTGGTCAGCATGTGTGCCCTTACTGTCCAGGTGATGGGCATGGCCAGCTGGGAGATATTGCCTTCTAGTTGGTCCTCCACCCAGCAGGGATGTGGCTGCCCCCACTAGCCTTGTGCCTACCTGTGCTGGAGGTCCTGAGCCGCAATGGGAAATCTCGCTCCCC
Encoded proteins:
- the NMB gene encoding neuromedin-B encodes the protein MAARRCLLLLLCGAALGPAVRLDLAEHRNQVAKIKVNPRGSLWATGHFMGKKSVTGSPHLESPVEPAVPLAFGPSLRALLEDVMELLTRELLKILLQERLLDENQGKYDLTEQETGLLTKVLEKYFSN